Proteins from a single region of Apium graveolens cultivar Ventura chromosome 7, ASM990537v1, whole genome shotgun sequence:
- the LOC141670450 gene encoding uncharacterized protein LOC141670450: MADQPKTTSTRPWILELVPLLVTILIVAHVLALVYWIYRLATERQPQRRKKH; the protein is encoded by the exons ATGGCGGATCAGCCCAAAACGACGTCGACTCGACCATGGATCCTCGAGCTCGTTCCTCTTCTAGTCACCATCCTTATAGTTGCTCACGTCCTCGCACTG GTTTATTGGATATACAGATTGGCTACTGAGAGACAACCCCAGAGGAGAAAGAAGCACTAG